A region of Lycium barbarum isolate Lr01 chromosome 3, ASM1917538v2, whole genome shotgun sequence DNA encodes the following proteins:
- the LOC132633439 gene encoding uncharacterized protein LOC132633439, producing the protein MKKRKRKGRTQRKVNRKKGKMTENTNTDERAVDADRISELPEHIIHHILCLLRWPNDKARTSVLSKKWKFIWDSFTSFDFDQRRFLCLKDADKWDHLQPLPVEKQSSVFKKVYEQTLGGAEVTFINKFVLFVENTLATRLDLLPSIQKFRLHVFYCVDLLLPFMNHWISVATDKNISELDIHVKMPGKFYVLPQVVFASRTITSLKLYGCGVGDSVAIKLQNLRELSMKAMRINENIVHNFAQGCPLIEDMRLINCFGLKFLHVSSLPKLNRFEVHERSSLRSIKLETPNLETFWFHGKKSSRCKIILAGCGNLKNLTLKHARMADKSFQQQVSYFPLLEKLFLLECQTLHRITILSDKLKKLSLVRCHKLKEANIDAPNLLSIEYTGGAELPFSYMNASRLQEVKLHLKSQKQKFHPDEVKKFIEGFAGKGFTLFLASKQDVNIYEEPEALDLLHSGAFKIELTKSTRMLENLLNSHLRDFHPNSITLKISPTSDLLVFIEEKILNKEKTPTCCKYYSKKCWRHYLEEAKTSEFSNALSTVKPSMSLELKWSKSPLPLPEDVDITEELLVLKDTEI; encoded by the exons atgaagaaaaggaaaagaaaaggcaGGACACAAAGAAAGGTAAATAGAAAAAAGGGAAAGATGACGGAGAACACCAACACAGACGAAAGAGCAGTTGATGCGGACAGGATCTCTGAGTTGCCTGAACACATTATACATCACATCCTATGTCTTCTCCGCTGGCCAAATGATAAAGCAAGAACTAGCGTGTTGTCTAAGAAGTGGAAATTCATTTGGGATTCTTTCACGTCCTTTGATTTTGATCAGAGGCGCTTCTTATGTCTGAAGGATGCAGATAAATGGGATCATCTCCAACCTCTACCAGTGGAGAAACAGAGCTCAGTTTTCAAAAAGGTGTATGAGCAAACCCTGGGAGGTGCTGAGGTGACATTTATAAACAAGTTCGTTCTGTTTGTCGAGAACACCTTAGCAACCAGACTTGACCTGTTGCCAAGTATACAAAAGTTCAGGCTGCATGTCTTCTATTGTGTTGATCTTTTGCTTCCCTTTATGAATCACTGGATAAGTGTTGCTACTGACAAGAATATTAGTGAGCTTGATATCCATGTGAAAATGCCGGGCAAATTTTACGTTCTGCCTCAGGTCGTCTTTGCTTCCAGGACAATAACTTCATTGAAGCTCTACGGATGTGGAGTAGGTGATTCTGTAGCCATAAAGCTCCAAAACTTGCGGGAGTTATCTATGAAAGCAATGCGTATCAATGAGAATATAGTCCATAATTTTGCCCAGGGCTGCCCTTTGATCGAGGATATGCGACTGATCAATTGCTTTGGTTTGAAATTCTTGCATGTTTCATCTCTGCCTAAGCTAAATAGGTTTGAGGTACATGAGCGCTCCAGCCTCAGGTCGATCAAACTTGAGACGCCCAATCTTGAGACGTTTTGGTTCCATGGGAAGAAATCTTCAAGGTGCAAAATAATCTTAGCAGGGTGCGGAAATCTTAAGAATCTGACTTTGAAGCATGCACGTATGGCAGATAAGTCCTTTCAACAACAAGTCTCCTACTTCCCGTTACTTGAAAAATTATTCCTGTTGGAGTGCCAAACATTGCATAGAATTACAATATTGAGTGACAAGCTGAAGAAACTTTCTCTGGTTAGGTGCCACAAACTAAAGGAAGCCAACATTGATGCACCAAATCTACTTTCAATTGAATATACTGGTGGTGCTGAGCTGCCTTTTTCCTACATGAATGCCTCACGGTTGCAAGAAGTGAAGCTTCACTTGAAATCCCAAAAACAGAAGTTTCACCCTGATGAAGTGAAGAAATTCATTGAAGGGTTTGCTGGAAAAGGTTTCACGTTGTTTCTTGCCTCCAAACAG GATGTGAATATCTATGAGGAACCGGAAGCACTCGATCTTCTTCATTCTGGAGCATTCAAGATAGAATTGACTAAATCAACAAGAATGCTGGAAAATCTTCTGAACAGTCACTTGCGAGATTTTCACCCAAACAGTATTACCTTAAAGATATCTCCCACAAGTGACCTCCTCGTG TTCATAGAGGAGAAGATATTGAACAAAGAGAAAACTCCTACCTGTTGTAAATACTACTCAAAGAAATGCTGGCGACATTATTTAGAAGAGGCTAAAACGTCTGAGTTTTCAAATGCTTTATCTACAGTGAAGCCTAGTATGAGCTTGGAACTAAAATGGAGCAAGTCACCCTTGCCTCTGCCGGAAGATGTTGATATAACAGAAGAGTTACTGGTGCTCAAGGATACAGAGATATAA
- the LOC132633440 gene encoding jacalin-related lectin 19 isoform X1, with protein MDTKVEKDQGDELKKRIVIGTWGGHGGSPWDDGSFNGVREITLVYSLCVDSMTVVYDQNGKPYQAEKRGGVGGNRTAQIKLQFPEEYLTSVSGYYSPVVYGGTPVIRSLTFSSNKRKFGPFGVEGGTPFSLPMEGGQIVGFKGRSGWYLDAIGFYIAKVKTTTVLQKAQKSLMKLASTVSMNYRYGDEPKKHSYFYKPSVPKNEA; from the exons ATGGACACG AAGGTTGAGAAGGACCAAGGAGACGAATTAAAGAAGAGGATCGTTATTGGAACATGGGGTGGTCATGGTGGAAGCCCTTGGGATGATGGTAGTTTCAATGGAGTGAGAGAAATTACCCTTGTCTATTCTCTTTGTGTAGACTCCATGACTGTGGTCTATGACCAAAATGGCAAGCCTTATCAAGCAGAGAAGCGCGGAGGAGTTGGAGGCAATAGAACTGCTCAG ATTAAGCTGCAATTTCCAGAAGAATACCTGACGAGTGTTAGCGGCTATTATTCTCCAGTGGTGTATGGTGGCACTCCTGTGATAAGATCCCTCACTTTTAGCAGCAACAAAAGAAAATTTGGACCATTTGGTGTAGAAGGAGGAACACCATTTTCATTGCCAATGGAAGGTGGCCAGATTGTAGGTTTTAAAGGGAGAAGTGGCTGGTATTTAGATGCTATTGGCTTCTATATTGCTAAAGTAAAGACAACTACAGTCTTACAGAAGGCTCAAAAAAGCCTTATGAAACTTGCATCTACTGTGTCTATGAACTACAGATATGGAGATGAACCAAAAAAGCACTCCTATTTCTACAAACCAAGTGTTCCAAAAAATGAGGCATAA
- the LOC132633440 gene encoding jacalin-related lectin 19 isoform X2: protein MDTVEKDQGDELKKRIVIGTWGGHGGSPWDDGSFNGVREITLVYSLCVDSMTVVYDQNGKPYQAEKRGGVGGNRTAQIKLQFPEEYLTSVSGYYSPVVYGGTPVIRSLTFSSNKRKFGPFGVEGGTPFSLPMEGGQIVGFKGRSGWYLDAIGFYIAKVKTTTVLQKAQKSLMKLASTVSMNYRYGDEPKKHSYFYKPSVPKNEA from the exons ATGGACACG GTTGAGAAGGACCAAGGAGACGAATTAAAGAAGAGGATCGTTATTGGAACATGGGGTGGTCATGGTGGAAGCCCTTGGGATGATGGTAGTTTCAATGGAGTGAGAGAAATTACCCTTGTCTATTCTCTTTGTGTAGACTCCATGACTGTGGTCTATGACCAAAATGGCAAGCCTTATCAAGCAGAGAAGCGCGGAGGAGTTGGAGGCAATAGAACTGCTCAG ATTAAGCTGCAATTTCCAGAAGAATACCTGACGAGTGTTAGCGGCTATTATTCTCCAGTGGTGTATGGTGGCACTCCTGTGATAAGATCCCTCACTTTTAGCAGCAACAAAAGAAAATTTGGACCATTTGGTGTAGAAGGAGGAACACCATTTTCATTGCCAATGGAAGGTGGCCAGATTGTAGGTTTTAAAGGGAGAAGTGGCTGGTATTTAGATGCTATTGGCTTCTATATTGCTAAAGTAAAGACAACTACAGTCTTACAGAAGGCTCAAAAAAGCCTTATGAAACTTGCATCTACTGTGTCTATGAACTACAGATATGGAGATGAACCAAAAAAGCACTCCTATTTCTACAAACCAAGTGTTCCAAAAAATGAGGCATAA
- the LOC132633441 gene encoding uncharacterized protein LOC132633441: MTDYAQEQEMEIEALEAILMDEFKEIHSSESGLNTSNRCFQITISPEEDDVESTQPSVRLALIFSHTEKYPDEPPLLNVSSLKGIHSGDLKILKGKLEQEAAENLGMAMVYTLVSSAKDWLSERFAQETGDEDAEDAEAKKEEVIVPHGEAVTVETFLAWRERFEAELALEKAKLMPDSALAVTKEKKLTGRQWFESGRASGRAAAAIAEESDEDVDDIDFDDDDFEDDEEEDMLEHYLAEKTDSSSHS; encoded by the exons ATGACAG ACTATGCGCAGGAACAAGAGATGGAAATCGAGGCATTGGAAGcaattcttatggatgaattcAAAG AAATTCACTCCAGTGAAAGCGGGCTAAACACTTCAAATCGATGCTTCCAAATTACAATTTCTCCTGAG GAGGATGATGTAGAATCTACACAACCATCAG TTCGACTGGCTTTAATATTCTCACACACTGAAAAATATCCGGATGAACCTCCACTTTTGAATGTCTCAAG TTTAAAAGGAATTCATTCTGGAGATCTTAAAATCTTGAAAGGCAAGCTTGAACAAGAG GCTGCTGAGAATCTTGGCATGGCGATGGTCTACACATTGGTCTCATCAGCTAAAGACTGGCTATCTGAAAGATTTGCTCAAGAGACAGGAGACGAAGATGCTGAAGACGCTGAAGCCAAAAAAGAGGAA GTAATTGTACCACATGGAGAAGCAGTTACCGTTGAAACATTCTTGGCATGGAGGGAAAGATTTGAAGCTGAACTAGCTCTGGAAAAAGCCAA GTTAATGCCAGATTCAGCACTTGCTGTTACGAAGGAAAAGAAACTGACGGGGAGGCAATGGTTTGAAAGTGGAAGAGCCAGTGGG AGAGCTGCTGCAGCTATTGCTGAAGAATCTGATGAAGATGTGGATGATATTGattttgatgatgatgattttgaag atgatgaagaagaagatatGCTTGAGCACTATTTGGCTGAGAAAACAGATTCATCATCTCATTCTTGA